One Sinorhizobium sp. BG8 DNA window includes the following coding sequences:
- a CDS encoding glycosyltransferase: MSKTIAFFPEAAFGPALNSVGIAQAVEALGHKAVFLSDPGFVSVYEGYGFEAHPVNLSEPMPPEQMAKFWEDFINGHIPNFRKSPIDQVDNYVKDCWTAIVDSAKWAQKDLPGVLAKIQPDLICVDNVILFPAIKQFGKPWVRIISCSENEIEDPKIPPHLSGCGEKDYDGHEAYRNHFNAVIKPIHDDFNAFLAENREAAYPIGQFFEASPFMNLLLYPEPVKFHREHPLAPNQFQYLEGCVRTEKPYEVPVFAEKNDKPLIYISFGSLGAGDTDLLKRLIATIGKLPYRALVNVGDYKDQYQDLPGNVIVDSWFPQPSVIPQVDAVIHHGGNNSFTECLYFGKPAIIMPYVWDGHDNATRVDETGHGFKMPRYDWSDADLAAKLDACINNPAMKTKLAATSVHMQARSGPKKAAGILNELVTTGKFDG, translated from the coding sequence ATGTCCAAGACCATCGCATTTTTTCCGGAAGCGGCCTTCGGGCCTGCGCTGAACTCGGTCGGCATTGCCCAGGCCGTCGAAGCCCTTGGCCACAAGGCCGTGTTTCTCTCCGATCCAGGCTTCGTCTCGGTCTATGAGGGCTACGGTTTCGAAGCGCACCCCGTGAACCTTTCGGAGCCGATGCCGCCGGAGCAGATGGCAAAATTCTGGGAGGACTTCATCAATGGTCATATCCCGAACTTCCGCAAGTCACCCATCGACCAAGTGGACAACTACGTCAAGGATTGCTGGACGGCGATCGTCGACAGCGCGAAGTGGGCGCAGAAGGACCTGCCCGGTGTTCTGGCCAAAATCCAGCCAGACCTTATCTGCGTCGACAACGTCATCCTTTTCCCGGCGATCAAGCAGTTCGGCAAGCCGTGGGTGCGCATCATCTCCTGCTCCGAAAACGAGATCGAAGATCCGAAGATCCCGCCCCATCTCTCCGGCTGCGGAGAAAAGGACTATGACGGCCACGAGGCCTACCGCAATCATTTCAATGCTGTGATCAAGCCGATCCATGACGACTTCAACGCCTTTCTCGCTGAAAACAGGGAAGCGGCCTATCCCATCGGCCAGTTCTTCGAGGCCTCGCCCTTCATGAACCTTCTCCTCTATCCGGAACCCGTGAAGTTCCACCGCGAGCATCCACTCGCCCCCAACCAGTTCCAGTACCTCGAAGGCTGCGTTCGCACGGAGAAGCCATATGAGGTGCCGGTCTTCGCCGAGAAGAACGACAAGCCGCTGATCTACATCTCCTTCGGTTCGCTCGGGGCAGGGGACACGGATCTCCTCAAGCGGTTGATCGCAACGATCGGCAAGCTGCCCTACCGGGCACTTGTGAATGTCGGCGATTACAAGGACCAGTACCAGGACCTGCCGGGCAACGTCATTGTCGACAGCTGGTTCCCACAGCCTTCCGTCATTCCCCAGGTCGACGCCGTCATCCACCACGGCGGCAACAACTCGTTCACCGAGTGCCTCTATTTCGGCAAGCCGGCGATCATCATGCCCTACGTCTGGGACGGTCACGACAACGCCACCCGTGTCGACGAGACCGGCCACGGTTTCAAGATGCCGCGCTACGACTGGAGCGATGCCGACCTTGCCGCAAAGCTGGACGCCTGCATCAACAATCCGGCGATGAAGACCAAGCTCGCCGCGACCAGCGTCCACATGCAGGCACGCAGCGGTCCGAAAAAGGCTGCCGGCATCCTCAACGAACTCGTCACGACGGGCAAGTTCGATGGCTGA
- a CDS encoding cupin domain-containing protein: MAETTTSSAPHIQGASTYSDLVDWGSQPDSVEGQSHSSGRLVFKGPNNQPECGIWVCTPGRWQLSIPRDEFCHFVAGRAVYRSNDGEVIEIEAGTVVMFPGGWTGECTVIETMRNIYMLV, encoded by the coding sequence ATGGCTGAGACCACCACTTCGTCGGCGCCGCACATTCAGGGCGCCAGCACCTATTCTGACCTTGTCGACTGGGGCAGCCAGCCCGATTCCGTCGAGGGTCAATCGCATTCCTCCGGCCGCCTTGTCTTCAAGGGACCGAACAACCAGCCCGAATGCGGCATCTGGGTCTGCACACCGGGCCGCTGGCAACTGTCGATCCCACGCGACGAATTCTGCCATTTTGTCGCGGGCCGCGCCGTCTATCGCTCTAACGACGGGGAGGTTATCGAGATCGAGGCCGGTACCGTCGTGATGTTTCCCGGCGGCTGGACCGGCGAATGCACCGTCATCGAGACGATGCGCAACATATACATGCTCGTATGA
- a CDS encoding cupin domain-containing protein: protein MTTPYWPDTASVALEDWGTSATATQGNPRMSGKVLSVNADGTSECGLWSCTPGTRKVTIPSDEFCYFLEGKGTYVHESGEEIPVFAGASVFFPAGWTGTSIITQTLTKAFMSRGA from the coding sequence ATGACGACACCCTATTGGCCAGATACCGCATCCGTTGCCCTCGAAGATTGGGGCACGAGTGCCACGGCCACGCAAGGCAATCCGCGCATGAGCGGCAAGGTCCTCTCCGTCAATGCCGACGGTACCAGCGAATGCGGCCTCTGGTCATGCACACCCGGGACGCGGAAGGTCACGATCCCCAGCGACGAGTTCTGCTACTTCCTCGAAGGCAAGGGAACTTACGTGCACGAGAGCGGCGAAGAGATTCCGGTTTTTGCCGGCGCATCCGTATTCTTTCCCGCTGGATGGACGGGCACATCAATCATCACGCAAACACTGACCAAAGCCTTCATGAGCCGCGGCGCCTGA
- a CDS encoding cupin domain-containing protein produces MPITPFLKKPLEQVDLVDWGIIPTMIEGESHVSGKLIHKGPNGDSECGLWVCTPGKWFCHVTRDEFCHFLEGRCTYVHESGEVIEITPDTAAFFPQDWKGECTVHETIKKVYMIR; encoded by the coding sequence ATGCCGATCACCCCCTTCCTGAAGAAACCGCTCGAACAGGTCGACCTCGTCGACTGGGGCATCATCCCGACCATGATCGAGGGGGAAAGCCACGTATCCGGCAAGCTGATCCACAAGGGACCGAACGGTGACTCGGAATGCGGGCTATGGGTCTGCACACCGGGCAAATGGTTCTGCCACGTGACGCGCGACGAATTCTGCCACTTCCTGGAGGGTCGCTGCACCTATGTGCACGAAAGCGGCGAAGTGATCGAGATTACTCCGGACACCGCAGCCTTCTTCCCACAGGACTGGAAGGGTGAATGCACCGTCCACGAGACGATCAAGAAGGTCTACATGATCCGGTAG
- a CDS encoding aldehyde dehydrogenase family protein: MFNPAEPAFYLHPAYVPAKGPRQEVIDPARLKPVGEIAVTTLSEMEKALDVANAAQRDWKKLDAKTRSTILHKIANRIEATDMRRCAELMSREMGKPYPEAIGEVANCAGAFRYFAEIARDEAGKVAGSTQAGSFQHARYEALGVSVHIMPFNFPILLMCWTVAASLASGNGCIVKPAPATTLSTLEFMQVFEALPAGLIACLPGGSELGSALIASAKTHAVAFTGSVAAGKAVAMAAAGQMKPAVIEAGGSDPMIITANAPIDVAAAGAVTAAFHMSGQVCTSAERFFVVESVHDAFVEQFAAETRRLRIGNGLSKAEIGPLVSGTARAKVMHLIEDAKAKGATVVTGGKIPESEPVGWFYEPTILTGCTPDMAIMQEECFGPVAAIMKVRNFDEAIEKANDSEFGLGASVFTTSLEEAMEAADRLEAGMVWVNNPLIDNDALPFGGWKKSGLGRELSRLGLDAFRRSKMVIIDHKPVVQSWWYPYPDEWFYEEEGRKHV; the protein is encoded by the coding sequence ATGTTCAACCCAGCCGAACCCGCCTTCTATCTCCATCCGGCCTACGTCCCGGCCAAGGGACCTCGACAAGAGGTGATCGATCCGGCGCGACTGAAACCAGTCGGCGAAATCGCAGTCACGACCCTTTCCGAAATGGAGAAGGCGCTCGACGTCGCAAACGCTGCACAGCGGGACTGGAAGAAACTCGACGCAAAGACGCGCTCGACAATCCTGCACAAAATCGCCAACCGCATCGAGGCGACCGACATGCGCCGCTGCGCCGAGCTGATGTCGCGCGAAATGGGCAAGCCCTATCCGGAAGCAATCGGTGAGGTCGCCAACTGCGCTGGTGCCTTCCGCTACTTCGCCGAGATTGCTCGCGACGAAGCCGGCAAGGTGGCGGGCTCCACGCAGGCGGGTTCGTTCCAGCACGCCCGCTACGAGGCGCTTGGCGTCAGTGTCCACATAATGCCCTTCAACTTCCCGATCCTGCTCATGTGCTGGACTGTTGCCGCCTCGCTTGCCTCCGGCAATGGTTGCATCGTCAAGCCCGCACCGGCGACCACGCTTTCGACGCTCGAATTCATGCAGGTCTTCGAGGCACTGCCCGCCGGTCTTATCGCCTGCCTGCCGGGTGGCTCGGAGCTCGGATCGGCGCTCATCGCTTCTGCGAAAACGCATGCTGTCGCCTTCACCGGCTCGGTCGCGGCCGGCAAGGCCGTCGCGATGGCGGCGGCAGGACAGATGAAACCGGCAGTGATCGAGGCGGGAGGTTCGGACCCGATGATCATCACCGCGAACGCGCCGATCGACGTCGCGGCAGCGGGCGCTGTTACCGCGGCCTTCCATATGTCCGGCCAAGTATGCACCTCGGCGGAGCGCTTCTTCGTCGTGGAAAGTGTGCACGACGCCTTCGTCGAGCAATTTGCAGCCGAGACCCGGCGGCTTCGCATCGGCAACGGTCTCTCCAAGGCGGAGATCGGGCCACTCGTCAGCGGAACGGCCCGCGCCAAAGTGATGCATCTCATCGAGGACGCCAAGGCCAAGGGCGCCACGGTGGTTACCGGCGGCAAAATTCCTGAAAGCGAGCCGGTTGGCTGGTTCTATGAGCCCACGATCCTCACCGGGTGCACCCCCGACATGGCCATCATGCAGGAGGAATGCTTCGGACCGGTCGCCGCCATAATGAAGGTTAGGAATTTCGACGAAGCTATTGAAAAGGCTAACGACAGCGAATTCGGCCTCGGTGCATCCGTCTTCACTACTTCGCTGGAAGAGGCGATGGAAGCCGCCGACAGGCTGGAAGCCGGTATGGTCTGGGTAAACAACCCGCTGATCGACAACGACGCGCTGCCTTTCGGCGGATGGAAGAAATCCGGACTTGGGCGGGAACTCTCCAGGTTAGGCCTGGATGCCTTTCGCCGCTCGAAAATGGTGATCATCGACCACAAGCCGGTGGTCCAGAGCTGGTGGTACCCCTATCCGGACGAATGGTTCTACGAGGAGGAGGGGCGCAAGCATGTGTGA
- a CDS encoding saccharopine dehydrogenase NADP-binding domain-containing protein, translated as MIITLLGGAGFMGAGIVRDLVSDRAIIDITTIRLCDASREKMEALASELGDPRIELVDLDVTNPEALSAAIAGANICINCVPTLLGFQMTIFEAALAAKVPYVDLGGLGTYTVKQLAEHERFKAAGVTAVIGVGADPGMSNVICRAVADELDEIDRINLYWAAELTGEENPVLVPPYSVSTVLAEYAHPSTQFYGGKHVECPPMSGSEFLDLPEPWGRCEFMHSPHSEQLTVPLAEGIKEKGIKEFSWKLHLPHREHEAWVGLVKAGFGDFNEPVEIGGVSVKPLDVLNKVIERNIRKNAEKIPAQDSHEIHFAIGRGRKDGKPATVRVEVTVTPDPMYSPYVDACTSMNASIAAQLILKHPKKPGVYAPESYFDVATYFPELEKRKFRISKSVA; from the coding sequence ATGATCATCACCCTTCTCGGCGGCGCGGGTTTCATGGGCGCGGGTATCGTGCGCGACCTTGTTTCCGACCGCGCCATCATCGACATCACGACGATCCGCCTCTGCGACGCCTCGCGCGAGAAGATGGAGGCGCTGGCATCCGAGCTTGGCGATCCCCGCATCGAGCTTGTCGACCTTGATGTAACCAACCCAGAGGCGCTTTCCGCCGCCATTGCCGGCGCCAACATCTGCATCAACTGCGTGCCGACCCTGCTCGGCTTCCAGATGACGATCTTCGAGGCGGCCCTTGCGGCAAAGGTGCCATACGTCGATCTCGGTGGGCTCGGGACCTATACCGTCAAGCAACTGGCCGAGCATGAGCGCTTCAAGGCGGCCGGCGTCACTGCCGTCATCGGCGTCGGTGCCGATCCCGGCATGTCCAACGTCATCTGCCGCGCCGTCGCCGATGAGCTCGATGAAATCGACCGGATCAACCTCTACTGGGCCGCAGAACTAACGGGCGAGGAAAACCCGGTGCTCGTGCCGCCCTATAGCGTCTCCACCGTTCTTGCCGAGTATGCCCATCCGAGCACCCAGTTCTACGGCGGCAAGCACGTCGAATGCCCGCCGATGAGCGGCAGCGAGTTCCTTGACCTGCCTGAGCCTTGGGGGCGCTGCGAATTCATGCACTCCCCGCATTCGGAACAGCTCACCGTTCCGCTCGCCGAAGGCATAAAGGAGAAAGGGATCAAGGAATTTTCCTGGAAGCTGCACCTTCCGCATCGCGAGCACGAGGCCTGGGTCGGCCTCGTGAAGGCCGGATTCGGGGACTTCAACGAGCCGGTCGAGATCGGCGGCGTCAGCGTCAAACCGCTTGACGTGCTGAACAAGGTGATCGAGCGCAACATCAGGAAGAACGCCGAAAAGATCCCCGCGCAGGATAGCCACGAGATCCATTTCGCGATCGGCCGTGGCCGCAAGGACGGCAAACCTGCAACGGTCCGCGTCGAGGTGACGGTGACGCCAGATCCGATGTACAGCCCCTACGTCGACGCCTGCACCTCGATGAACGCCTCGATCGCCGCGCAACTCATTCTCAAGCACCCGAAGAAGCCGGGTGTCTATGCGCCTGAGAGCTATTTCGACGTCGCCACCTATTTCCCGGAACTCGAGAAGCGCAAGTTCCGAATTTCAAAGTCGGTTGCCTGA
- a CDS encoding TIGR01459 family HAD-type hydrolase, which yields MNHPQRIHFDTLLDRYDVFLIDQFGVLRDDAGPYEGASRALVRLKAAGKTVVILSNSGRSGAFNANRIRTLGFTPEMYDHFLTSGDVAYSLLSRPGSPVQDRRNCFTISSGGDTELADRLHLTSVPTADDADIVVIAGSEAESVSLATYRDMLRPAAERGLACFCTNPDFHKLANGSTAPGAGTIANLYEELGGKVTRIGKPYPQIYDRALALCGNPDKRIVACIGDSIDHDVAGASGVGLDSVLVETGILSGKSDAERTELMQHANATPTYMIARLHPDC from the coding sequence ATGAACCATCCGCAACGCATTCATTTCGATACCCTCCTCGATCGCTACGACGTTTTCCTGATTGACCAGTTCGGCGTGTTGCGGGACGACGCTGGCCCCTATGAAGGGGCGTCGAGAGCCCTCGTGCGGCTGAAGGCCGCCGGCAAGACGGTGGTTATCCTGTCCAATTCCGGCCGGAGCGGCGCCTTCAACGCCAATCGCATCCGCACGCTCGGCTTCACCCCTGAGATGTACGACCATTTCCTGACGTCCGGCGACGTCGCCTACTCGCTGCTGTCGCGGCCGGGCTCACCGGTCCAGGACAGGCGGAACTGCTTCACCATCTCCAGTGGAGGCGACACCGAGCTTGCCGACCGGCTGCATCTGACCAGCGTTCCTACGGCCGACGATGCCGATATCGTGGTCATAGCCGGCAGCGAAGCAGAGAGCGTCTCTCTGGCGACCTATCGCGACATGCTGCGCCCGGCGGCCGAGCGCGGACTGGCCTGCTTCTGTACCAATCCGGATTTCCACAAGCTGGCAAACGGTTCGACGGCGCCTGGCGCCGGCACGATCGCTAATCTTTATGAAGAGCTGGGCGGCAAGGTCACGCGGATCGGCAAGCCCTATCCGCAGATTTACGACCGCGCGCTTGCGCTATGCGGCAATCCCGACAAGCGCATTGTCGCCTGCATCGGTGACAGCATCGATCACGACGTGGCGGGCGCTTCGGGAGTTGGCCTGGATTCTGTTCTTGTCGAAACGGGAATTCTCTCCGGCAAGAGCGATGCCGAGAGAACGGAACTGATGCAGCATGCCAACGCCACGCCGACCTACATGATCGCGCGGTTGCATCCCGACTGCTGA
- a CDS encoding FGGY-family carbohydrate kinase: MTADIRAIAIGIDVGTTGVRAAALTKESVVVALAAVPFRSPSESREPRSWWAGVCDCIAQIAGQISLTTIEGLAVDGTSGTVLAIDADGHPVGDVLMYNDPCPDSHIVDRIAAVAPAASPARGANSGLARAIHLARRPGVVRLVHQVDWILLQLGLETPLSDENNALKSGYDLRCEDWPDWIEAAGLERHYLPTVKRAGTPLAPVGAAGRRLGLPEGCVLHAGTTDGCASFLATGASAVGDAVTALGSTMVLKLASDHPVDAPEYGIYAHRVLDFWLVGGASNSGGAVIRALVGDDRLEALSDRLDIDRPTGLDYYPLLKPGERFPINDPTYAPRLEPRPQDDAVFFQAILEGITAIERLGYTRLEGLGAPRLRSVRTVGGGARNPVWREMRQRALGVEFLEPHSLEAAVGTAKLVLAGRQSI; the protein is encoded by the coding sequence ATGACCGCAGATATCCGGGCAATTGCGATCGGCATCGATGTCGGGACGACTGGGGTGCGTGCCGCCGCACTCACCAAAGAAAGCGTGGTAGTCGCCCTCGCCGCCGTTCCGTTTCGGTCACCATCCGAAAGCCGCGAACCGCGGAGCTGGTGGGCGGGCGTCTGCGATTGTATCGCCCAGATTGCCGGGCAGATTTCCCTGACGACGATCGAAGGATTGGCGGTAGACGGTACTTCAGGCACCGTGCTTGCGATCGATGCCGACGGACACCCCGTGGGGGACGTCCTTATGTACAACGACCCCTGCCCTGACAGCCATATCGTCGATCGGATAGCGGCGGTTGCTCCCGCAGCGAGCCCTGCCCGGGGTGCCAACTCCGGTCTTGCCCGCGCCATCCATCTTGCGCGCCGACCGGGCGTCGTCCGGCTCGTCCACCAGGTGGACTGGATCCTTCTGCAGCTCGGGCTTGAGACGCCGTTGTCGGACGAGAACAACGCATTGAAATCCGGCTACGATCTGCGGTGCGAAGATTGGCCCGACTGGATCGAGGCTGCGGGGCTGGAAAGGCACTACCTTCCCACCGTCAAGCGGGCGGGCACTCCCCTCGCCCCGGTCGGTGCAGCGGGGCGGCGTCTAGGTCTGCCCGAGGGGTGCGTTCTGCATGCGGGAACGACTGATGGCTGCGCCTCGTTCCTCGCGACTGGCGCCTCGGCCGTCGGCGACGCAGTGACTGCGCTCGGGTCCACGATGGTCCTTAAGCTTGCGTCCGATCATCCGGTCGATGCGCCTGAGTATGGCATCTACGCCCATCGCGTGCTCGATTTCTGGCTGGTCGGTGGAGCCTCCAACAGCGGGGGCGCAGTCATTCGGGCACTCGTCGGTGACGATCGCCTTGAGGCGCTGTCCGACCGTTTGGATATCGACAGGCCGACAGGTCTCGACTACTACCCCTTGCTGAAACCCGGCGAGCGCTTCCCGATCAACGACCCCACATATGCGCCCCGATTGGAACCGCGACCACAGGACGATGCGGTGTTCTTCCAGGCAATTCTCGAAGGCATCACGGCAATCGAGAGGCTCGGATACACGCGCTTGGAAGGCCTCGGCGCTCCGCGGCTCCGTTCCGTGCGTACGGTGGGAGGAGGAGCGCGCAATCCGGTCTGGCGCGAGATGCGCCAGCGTGCGCTCGGGGTGGAATTTCTTGAACCGCATTCTCTCGAGGCTGCGGTCGGCACAGCCAAACTGGTCCTTGCAGGTAGACAGAGCATCTGA
- a CDS encoding class II aldolase/adducin family protein, with amino-acid sequence MSPATPSRGPQALESFLDLSAAVGQDILKTQGAGGNTSIKQDGILWVKASGTWLAHAKERNIMVPVEIAPLVKALRQGDPRAEKATDFVVAELNESGLRPSIETSFHAALEQPVVAHFHCVNTIALAVSARREQLLAKRMSEVSDLTWKSIPYRRPGTPLAGEIDRVASERPDVLVLFNHGLIVCGDTVEEVSERIERVTSALSTAPRETPEADRSALEAVCHGSGFRPAEDAESHKVALCPVSRAIAMGGSLYPDHVIFLGTKLGVLAEGQTVEDLLQGFKRRGEAAPKMIIVPGKGVLLSTDLTAGGEAMARCLAEVTLRIPADEEIVYLSAADEAQLTNWEAEQYRQALDRKSAGR; translated from the coding sequence ATGTCTCCAGCGACGCCGTCGCGAGGGCCGCAGGCTCTCGAGAGCTTTCTCGATCTCTCTGCCGCGGTCGGGCAGGACATTCTGAAGACTCAGGGGGCCGGCGGAAACACGTCGATCAAGCAGGATGGGATCCTGTGGGTGAAGGCTTCGGGAACCTGGCTGGCGCATGCCAAAGAGCGCAACATCATGGTTCCCGTCGAGATCGCTCCCCTTGTCAAGGCTCTGCGGCAGGGCGACCCGCGTGCGGAAAAAGCCACCGATTTCGTGGTTGCGGAGCTTAACGAGAGCGGTCTTCGGCCATCGATCGAGACCAGCTTCCATGCCGCGCTCGAGCAGCCGGTCGTTGCGCATTTCCATTGCGTCAACACGATTGCGCTTGCGGTATCAGCACGGCGCGAGCAGCTGCTCGCCAAGCGGATGTCGGAAGTCTCCGATCTGACATGGAAGAGCATTCCCTACCGTCGGCCTGGCACCCCGCTCGCCGGTGAGATCGACCGCGTCGCCTCCGAGCGGCCGGATGTTCTGGTCCTTTTCAATCATGGGCTCATCGTTTGCGGCGATACTGTCGAAGAGGTGTCTGAACGCATCGAGCGCGTGACGAGCGCTCTTTCAACTGCCCCGCGGGAGACTCCGGAGGCGGATCGCTCGGCACTCGAGGCTGTCTGTCACGGTTCCGGCTTCCGGCCGGCCGAGGATGCCGAAAGCCACAAGGTTGCGCTGTGCCCGGTGAGCCGGGCGATCGCAATGGGCGGCTCGCTCTATCCCGACCATGTGATCTTTCTCGGAACCAAGCTGGGTGTGCTGGCCGAAGGTCAGACGGTCGAAGATCTCCTTCAGGGGTTCAAGCGTCGCGGCGAAGCAGCCCCGAAGATGATTATCGTTCCCGGCAAGGGTGTTCTTCTGTCGACGGATCTGACTGCGGGTGGCGAGGCCATGGCGCGCTGCCTGGCAGAGGTGACGTTGCGTATCCCCGCGGACGAGGAAATCGTCTATCTGAGCGCTGCCGACGAAGCCCAGTTGACCAACTGGGAAGCCGAGCAGTATCGCCAGGCCCTCGACCGCAAGTCTGCCGGACGTTGA
- a CDS encoding DeoR/GlpR family DNA-binding transcription regulator: MSDSDRHRIITDLLRERPFASVRDLQERLGVSAATIRRDIDKLHEIGKARKVYGGISASDSAALSRHAARPYDENRDLAVEAKRAIAAKAEGLIRDGDSIIVHAGSTCYQLGTLLARRNVRIYTNSMPLAAHLGEHGTCHLTISGGELYREPGIIHDAAGGPPDFFASRFFVGTQGINSEGLLESHPLLVKAIGELSQCADEIVLLADSRKFSMQPRNLVLPLSRIGTIVTDDGLSDADAKTLEDAGVTILIANVAGDQN, encoded by the coding sequence GTGAGCGACTCGGATCGTCACCGGATCATCACGGATCTATTGCGCGAGCGGCCTTTCGCTTCCGTGCGCGATCTGCAGGAGCGCCTCGGAGTCTCGGCAGCCACCATCCGTCGCGACATCGACAAGCTACACGAAATCGGCAAAGCCCGGAAAGTCTATGGCGGCATCTCGGCAAGCGATAGCGCGGCGCTCAGTCGTCACGCGGCGCGTCCTTACGACGAAAACCGGGACCTTGCGGTCGAGGCGAAGCGCGCTATCGCCGCAAAGGCGGAGGGGCTCATCCGGGATGGGGATTCAATCATCGTCCACGCCGGCTCCACCTGCTACCAGCTCGGAACCCTCCTGGCGCGCCGCAACGTGCGGATCTACACCAATTCCATGCCGCTCGCCGCCCATCTCGGGGAGCACGGCACCTGCCATCTCACCATCTCGGGAGGCGAGCTCTATCGTGAGCCGGGCATCATCCATGATGCAGCCGGCGGCCCGCCGGATTTCTTCGCCTCGCGCTTCTTCGTCGGAACCCAGGGCATCAACAGCGAAGGACTTCTGGAATCCCACCCGCTGCTGGTCAAGGCGATCGGCGAACTCAGCCAGTGCGCCGACGAGATCGTGCTCCTGGCCGACAGCCGCAAGTTCTCCATGCAGCCACGAAACCTGGTCCTGCCTCTGTCGCGCATCGGCACGATCGTTACCGATGACGGGCTCTCCGATGCCGATGCCAAGACTCTAGAGGATGCCGGCGTGACGATCCTGATTGCCAATGTCGCGGGAGATCAGAATTGA
- a CDS encoding carbohydrate kinase produces the protein MTASGTKTPEVLAVFDLGKTNSKLFVFSADGEVVGEARTRPVWKDEGGLRVLDDEHLFAWMEASLSAAAVEHGVNRIMFSGHGCTFALTQGASLAHPVLDYEQEPPAEVSERIDTVIPDFDETFSPRLPLGFNYGRHILWLEDRDGSVLEKADSILGYPQFWSWKFSGRKVSEVSYLGCHSHLWAPLNDDFSSLVDNRGWRGKMPEFARAGAALGQHTVLLADGSQTQVTVHNGVHDSNASLYYYRSLGFDDFTLISTGTWVIIFNSQCPLEALDRDRDMLANVTVDHQPAATIRFMGGREYDAASDGWNRPISTAAIAAVVAKSIFALPSFAPGGPIPHMAGRFVGPEAEGEERAAAALLYVVLMTDLSLDLIRSKNPIVIDGGLVKTGLYAELLAALRPGQPILTSANAEGSAFGAAALAFEEIGIKPFENQCQPVAPVSIEGLAAYRAAWQQLANAREGVTGDGRAEQRRANR, from the coding sequence TTGACCGCGTCCGGCACCAAGACACCCGAAGTTCTCGCCGTCTTCGACCTCGGCAAGACGAACTCGAAGCTTTTCGTCTTTTCAGCCGATGGAGAAGTCGTTGGCGAGGCGAGGACCCGGCCCGTCTGGAAAGATGAGGGCGGCCTGAGGGTTCTGGACGACGAGCACCTGTTCGCCTGGATGGAGGCAAGCCTGTCAGCGGCAGCCGTGGAACACGGTGTCAACCGCATCATGTTCTCCGGACACGGTTGCACGTTCGCCCTCACGCAAGGGGCGAGCCTTGCCCATCCGGTCCTCGACTACGAACAGGAGCCTCCTGCAGAGGTTTCCGAGCGCATCGATACAGTTATACCCGACTTCGACGAGACCTTTTCGCCGCGCCTGCCGCTCGGTTTCAACTATGGGCGACACATCCTCTGGCTGGAGGATCGCGACGGCTCTGTTCTGGAGAAGGCGGACTCCATTCTGGGTTATCCTCAGTTCTGGTCCTGGAAATTTTCGGGCCGCAAGGTCTCCGAGGTATCCTATCTCGGCTGCCATTCTCATCTTTGGGCACCCCTCAACGACGATTTCAGCAGTCTCGTCGACAACAGGGGCTGGCGCGGCAAGATGCCCGAATTCGCAAGGGCAGGGGCTGCGCTCGGGCAGCACACCGTCCTCCTCGCGGACGGGAGCCAAACCCAGGTCACCGTCCACAATGGCGTGCACGACAGCAATGCTTCCCTCTACTATTACCGGTCGCTCGGATTTGATGATTTCACGCTGATTTCCACCGGCACCTGGGTGATCATCTTCAACTCGCAATGCCCGCTCGAGGCACTCGATCGTGATCGCGACATGCTCGCGAACGTGACTGTCGATCACCAACCGGCCGCAACCATCCGCTTCATGGGCGGGCGCGAGTATGATGCCGCAAGCGATGGCTGGAACCGGCCGATATCGACGGCCGCGATCGCCGCTGTTGTCGCCAAGAGCATCTTCGCTCTCCCGTCCTTCGCCCCGGGGGGCCCGATTCCCCATATGGCCGGGCGGTTCGTGGGACCCGAAGCAGAAGGGGAGGAGCGCGCCGCCGCGGCACTCCTCTATGTTGTCCTCATGACGGACCTGTCGCTGGACCTCATCCGGTCCAAGAACCCGATCGTCATCGACGGGGGGCTGGTCAAGACCGGCCTCTATGCGGAACTCCTCGCGGCACTTCGCCCGGGGCAGCCGATCCTGACCAGCGCCAATGCTGAAGGAAGCGCCTTCGGTGCGGCCGCACTCGCATTTGAAGAGATCGGCATCAAACCCTTCGAGAACCAGTGCCAGCCTGTTGCGCCGGTCTCCATCGAAGGGCTCGCCGCCTACCGGGCGGCCTGGCAGCAACTCGCCAATGCACGCGAAGGCGTCACTGGTGACGGCCGCGCCGAACAACGGAGGGCCAACCGATGA